tttaacctttttttcctccttaaaattTCATTAGCTTACAGTATTCCATCAGTATAGctcagatatatatatatattatcgCTATCAAGGCAAGGGCGGTCTGAGGGAGACAAGCTCTCCGGAGGAGGGGGGCTGCAGTGCTATGTTTCTAATTTTTGCCCCCAGTAGACTAGCATCTGGGCCACTTTGCACTAAAAACTTCTCACAAAAATCTctcaggggtgggggggagcggGGATGTAGATTTTCAGCAGACGGCTCAGCAACAAGCCCACAGCTCCAACCAGACcgttccccctgccccaaacctGCACGTCTGACCAAAGCatcctctgccccctccccagcaccgcAGGGCTGTgacctctgcctgctgccccgcAACCATGATGgccccccaccagcagcacaggggccTTTTGCCCCTCTTGCCCTCCTACTGGCCCTCCTCATCTCCCAAAGTGAAGGGAAAAGCCAACGGCACCAAAGCCACTTGCCAAACTATGGTGCATTTGGGGCGCACAAGCCTCCAGCCAGCCGGTTTTGGGTGTACATGTGTGCCAAGCAGGGTGGCTCTCAGAGGACCTGTTACCTCCCCACTGAGCCAAAGCTGCCCAGCGACTGCAgatcctttccctttttcttttctttttaaattttcttccttctttttctttattttaacgTGGCCtccaaaataaaaggagaaaaaagcgCCTGAGTTACTTGTAGTCATTCGCCTTTCGTGCAACTTGAACGTCCATGCAATTTAAAAACCGCTTGCGTGTCTCCGAAGAGTGAGATAGGGGTAGCCACGGGTCCGCTGCTTCGCACAGAGAACCCATCTGTGCCAGCATCCACTATTATtataattactattattattgcaatgtttttctttcctttgttttgtttttttttttgtgtgttaagAGAACACGTGACAGGCCACAGGAGAACCCTGCCAAAGAGGACCAGTGatgggagggaaaaggggaagacGGGAGAGGAGGCAACTTTCTGCATCCTCCAAGGAGGTTCCTGGGGAGCTTCTGCCTACCCCAGGTGCAGGGtagcagcagccccccacccaccTCCTCGCAGGCTGGAGGGCACAAGCaccctggggaggtgggaaatGCCATGACCCACCTCTCCGTGTGGACCCACAGCAGCTCACCTGTGACCGGCGCTGGGCTCTGGGTCAGCACAGAGGTTAGCCCATGGTCAAGCTCCCCAGGGACAGGAGGGTTCAGAACCAACCCCCACCACATCCCCAGTAATTTGCCAGGTGGCTGGCAGGTTTCAGGAGAAGCGTGGGGGCCAGTGAGGACCCTTGGCTCCAGCCGGGCAAGGGAAGGTTTCTGGGGGGTATCTCTTCCAGTATCCCACGGACCCAGCCCATGTCGTTATCTCTTACAGGTCGTTTCAAACACACAGCAGACATTCGctgatggagctgctgggatgGAGTTTCTTCCATGGGTTTTGCTagttgtctctttttttccagacgGAAAACACCATTCATGTTCCCGTATTCAGTCCCAAGTGGATGTCAGCACTCAGAATCATGATGCTAAAAGCTGGGAACATCCATCTCACTGCTGCCTTCACTTTGGTCACCTTCCCTGCGATGGGACATGCATCCTGTCTGGCATGACTTTGTGGCTCTCTTACGTAGGTGCTTTTggttcctctgtgtgtgtgtttggcttGTGTTGAGTTTTTAGGGGTttcgttggggtttttttgttgtttgctgttttcctccaaaattCCAACCCTTCCCCCCCAATTCACTTCCCTCTCCCACAATGCACTTCCTCACACTCCTTCTCGGATCAGctccaagtccttctccaaAATTCAAGAATCACCCGCAAGCGCCAGCTCATCTTTTCTGTCCAGAGCCAAGCATGACCCTGGAGACAAAGTTGACaatggctgcagctggctggtcTGGGTCCAGCTCAGCAAAGAGGTGACAGATGTTGTCTGTGGTGCTCCCTTGCTTCCTGGCCACAAAGCCGAAGAGCCTGGGTGGGGAGAAGGCAAGAGGCTCAGTAAGGTTTGCCAGCATTGCTCACCCAAGGAACACCACCACCCTCTTCCATCACAGTCTTGTCCACCTTCCCCTCTTCAACATGTACCTCACACAACAGAGGGGGACATCCCAAACCAGCCTGCATGACCCATCTACTCTTCCCTTTACTGCAGTTTCTTTGAAGGCCAGCACTGTGTCTCCATCATCTCTTGGCCCAGCCCTCCTTGCTCTGACCATCCCTGTCACTCTCCCCTAGACCGTCCCTGAGACGGGACCTTCCAGACGATCACAGCATTGCCTTGGTTTGGGTGATGACTCAAAGACACAGAGGTGTGATGGATGGGCTTGGGTAGACCCTGTATGAGAGGAAGGCCATGTGGGGACACAAGGAGCTGGGTGAGACCATACAGTTATTTCTGTCTCTCCCCTGATGAATAAAatctccctccccttttttcccccccaccccccttttttttttttaattagaatgtGCAAACTGAAGTTATAAATATGGAGGAACAGAATGTGATACAGGCTCAGGCCATGGCATTTCTAGTTAGGGAAGGGAAATATCCCAGCAGCTGGACAACCTAATAAAAACCCATTCGCTAACACAATGGCTAAAATTAGTGGGAACTGGTCCCTGGAAATGggctcagccagcagctctgcactccCATGGGCCAGGACATGGAGTACAGGAGGAACAGAGAGAGTCAGCCGGTGGCTCGCACGCCATCAGCATAACCCCCAGCTCTGATCCATAAGCTGGCTCCTGCTGATTCTGCTGGGAGAGTTTCCAGTAAAGCCAGTTCTGCAAGGGCCATGCCTGCTCTGACCAGGAATTTGGGGTTGAAAGATGCCTCCTGAGTCCCCAGAACCATGGTCTCATGCTTGGGTGAAACGTTCCTGCAGCGAACAGCTCAGCCCATTTCACACGTGGCTAAGAGGCTGCCCTGCATGGGGCATCTCTCAGCCAGTGCTCAAGCACAAGTGGGAGCCACCCCAACAGTGGCTGGGAGGAACTGgctgggaagcacagaaagcacTTACTTGGCTGGGCCACTGTCATCAGTTTTAGTCCACCTGCAAGGAGAAGAGGAAGTGTGAGGGACTCCTGCGCCCCACAAAGAGACAGGGCCATGATGGGGGCCACTGCACCAACACTGGAGGGTCAGCCTGGCTTTGCACAGGCTTGGCtctatgaggaaaaaaatgatgcaCCTCTCCCCCAGCATGAAGAGGCTTGGGGACACCAAGTCACCAGGAGAAGCTGGTGTTGCCCCACAAAATCTAAGGGAACCTTCCATCCCTGCCCtctgaaggaggaagggggacaGAGCTAGCAAAGACCCTGCTCCAAGCAGcccaggggaagggaaaggggcaGGGGACATGTGCTCCCCCCAGGTTAGGGCACTCACTTTCGTTCCTGGGGGTCCAAGTCACAGAAGGTGACAGTGTTGAGGGGGTAGTGTCGCCGGAAGAACAATCTGAAACACAAGGCAGGGAGCGTCAGGGCCAGGGAAGCACCACCTCTgccccaccacagcccagccccaccagcacagggGACACTCCCGTGGGTCTCCCCTAGGATGCTCCAGGAGTCAAGGAtaaagcacagccctgcccatgACCAGCTTCATGCCACCCCAGGGACATCCTTCATCAACACACTCCCTGGATCACAGCCTCACTGGCTTTGGGGACCCAGGGACGTGGCCATGGGGGCTCTTACTTCCTCTGGTTGTCCGTTAAGGTGATGCCTTGTGCAGAGACTTTGAAGTGGACGATGGTAGCAGTGGGTGTGGGATCAGCCACCAGCGTCTCGCCAACAGCCTTTGCGATGGCCTGGGGGCCTGTCAGTGACTCCATCTCCACAGAATTGATGAAGAGGACATTGCAGGCTAGAAAGGGAGACAGCAGCCATGGGATCAACCACTGCTCTGAGCCACATTTACCCTGGAACAGCCCCTCTCTACTCACCCGCACCCTGTTTGAGGAGGTCTGTGGCTGAGTTGGTGGCAGACGCagtgtctttcttttcctccatggGATCTGGAAGACATGTGATGGTTACTGTTGCTCCCTGCTTGGAAACTTACTCTGTTCCTGCAGGCTGTGAGGGTGGATGCAATCCCTTTTGGTCCTGGCTCTTACCTCGGTCAGGAATGACCAGCTTGCAGGGCAGGGCCAAGGGCATAATGGAGTGCTGGTACACCAGAGCCGAGAGACAGCCTGGGGACAGAGAGGAGATGGtcagtgcagggctggggggacaggCTTCCCCAGCGTCAGGTTGTTGTTGCTCCGGGTGGATGGAAGCAGGCTTTCAGTAGGCTTCTTCGCTGTGGTCCTAATGCCACATGTGGCGATTCGTCTTGCTGAAACTACCATGCCTGCCCACGGAGGGctcagggagggggaagagatgCCAGGGCCTCCTTAGGAACAACAAATGGGGCAGAGCTCCTTGTGCAGCACCTCAGAGCACATTAGCCATGGGATAAATAAAACAAGGGGAGCCCCTGCCCTCCACCCTGCCCAGTAGCATCATTTGTCCGGTATCTATGTGCAGAAAGGTATGTACCTGTGCACACAAGCACATTTGTGTGCACTCATGAGTATGCATGACTCCAGAGGCTCCAAATGCGCACAGGACTCAACTACACAAGGACAAGAGGCAGTAACAGAGGCAGAGCTCTCCCAGACAcctgacagctctgctttgaTAGTCCAGCAAAGGCAAGGCTCTCCCCACCCAGCCCCGCATGTGGAGAGCACACTGGGGCCACTCACCAAAATTGGGCTCATTGGGGCATCCTTTTAGTTTCACACCCCGTGGGCTAGTCTCGATGAGGAAGTGCCTTACCAGTTCGTTGGTGATGTCTCCTGGAAAGAAACAGTATGTTCTCACACCagagccctcctcctcctgcttctctgcagtcCCATGGGGAAACCAGTGCTCCAGCTCAAGGAAGGGGTCCCTACCACCCTGCATACCCTCCTCAAATCCAGCCCTTTGTACAGGGTCAACCCCAAGCCAGGCTCCCCAGTGGTGTCGATGGGCTGGGGAGGCTGTGCCCATTTTACCATGCCAAAGCCCAAGATGCAGATGAGCTCAGGGCAGAGGTTGTCTGGTGCTTCCCTGTGCCCTGGGAGGGAGGGATCCTGCCACATCAGCACATACCCAAGGGCATGACTGGCTCAGCAGACCCAGCTGCCCGCTCACCCCGGCTGAATGATGGAAGGCATCTTGGTGTGGGATGGAGAAGGGCATACAATACCTTTCTTGTTCTGCTGCATGACTGTGGGAGGCGGAGAAGCTACTTTCATGGCAAGGCCGTAGGCTCCCCGGAAGGAGTGGCTGTCTCGGATGATGAAAGCCCCCGGCTCCCTGTCCTTCAGCAGTGCAATGGCTGCAGGAGAGAATGGCAGACCTCAGAGCCAGCATAGCAAGAGCCAATGTGCCTTCTGAAGCCACAAGGTGTGGGTCAGGACTGGGCACCCCCGTTCCACAGCCTTGCAGCTGGGCACTGCAATATTACCATCCCCCCTGCACATCTGCATGGCGGCCTCAAGTGGGTCttcagccaggcaggggctcaTCTCCCCCTGGCCTCCACTGCCCTGTGTGGGCATCTCAGAGCATCCAttcccacccagcccacctCTGAGCAACTAAGCActggagagcaggcagggaccAAATGCTGGGACATTGCCCCTGAAGGCACCTTGCCCTCTCCTTGTTCTCCCCACTTATTTTAGCTATGTCTCCAATACCCCTCTGAAGACTCTCAACTCAAGATCTGGGTGCTTTGCACCCCAAACTGCATAGATCCACTGCACACTGCAGGGACCAGTGCTCCTCCATGAAGGGGAAGGTTTGGGGAGCCCATGTCATGCAagcctgcagctgagctgggcttCAACCCCCCTTCTGCAATGGTCTGAGCATGCACAATTCACCTTCACTCCTAACTCAGCCTCTCAGGGAAATTCTTGCTAATCCCTGTGATCCAAAATACACCCCAACTCCCAACCACGGCTCACTCAACTGCATCCTTCGCACTGTGCCATCTACCCACCCTGCTCCCTGGAGATCTCCGGTTTATACCAGTACTTGGAAGTGTCCTGCACAAACTTGACATTGGCACGAGTCTCGGGGCTGACAtctgcaaggaaaggaaaagaaggcaaggaaaaagttaaaagatgCTGTATCTAAAACTCCATGTCAGCTTTTAGCAAATCTGGCTAAAGCATTAATACCTCCACCTCCTTTCAGCCCCAGCACATTGCTTTAACCTCAACCCAATCCTCCATACCCAGGCAGGCTGATCATCACCTGGAGCTTaaggggctgctgggcacctAAAGCTAAATCCAAGCACAAGAGCCCTCAAAGGGCTGTGCATCGAATGAGCCTCTTGGCCACAGAGCCAGAGACAAAATGGGAACTCATCATTTAAAAGGGAGCTGGCTGGGTGAAATGAAAGCTGTTGGAGGAAAGAGAGATGTCCAGAGGGTGGTAGAGAAATCCTCTGACTTCAGAAGACCTTCACTGCTCTCCAGTATTTAAGATTTGGCTCGtccactgtaaaaataaattccttccCTTACCTGTGCCCTGTGCAAAGGAACTGGGCAGGTTGACCTACCCTGGGAAAAGCTACGTACGCAGCCCCAGCCCGACCCTGCCTCGCTCAGTGCCTATCAGTAACATAGCCCTGATGGGACCCGGTCCTCTGGCCATGAAACTTGTCACTTCACTTGGGTAACATTTCCAACCACCTGCCTTCCAAAAACAACTGAGCAAACAAGCCAGAGGGCTGGacagcatctctgctggagACGTATTAACAAACCTTTGCAATCTGGTCACCTCTGGAGAGGCAGGGGTCTCACTAATTGTTATGTGTTTTATTTGCTCATGCTTCCCTGCTGGGAAGGGTCCCCAGCCACAGCAAGTCACAGGGCCAGGGCGGGCACCAGCATGCCCACAAAGGGCTGCCTGCTCGGCAGGAAAACCAGCCCAGCAGCCGGAGCCAGGAGCCACTGCGGCCCCACGGCTTTATTCCCCTGGTCCTATCAATCCAATCTTGGCGTCACCGAGGTGTCCAGTAACTGGAGCCAGTGAAGGCATTCCAGGCACAGTGGCACCCAGGGCACGGCACACCATTTGAAGTGAGGAGGCAGTGCCCCAGCAGGGTCCCAGCGGGGTAAAGCCTGCCAGGAATGGGGCCGGGAGGTCAGCACATCcccacagcaaagaaaagccaCCTCCGGGTGCTTTGATCTCCCTGTACACAACTCTGGGTGCTGTTTACGCCAGTGACGCCAGCTCGGTGCTTTTCCTGTTTGGATTTGCCAGAAAGTGGAGGAAATGGCCCAAGCCCCAGCGGTGCCGTCAGTTTGCAGATGGTGCAGGAGGGGTAAATCAGGACATGGCTGCAACCCCTTCCCCGCCGGccagcaaggaggaggaagggagagtCCTGGGCACGGCAGGGGGATGCAGAGACCTCCAAGGGCATCCCTTACCTGGCATGGAGAACTTGGAGAAGTCCGGCAGCGTGTGGGAGAAGGTGACAGCACTCCCACTGCTGGGGCTGGACATGCCACTGGAGAGGGGGGAGGATGCCTTGCCATTGACGGTGGCGTAGTTGGGGAGGCTGTTGGAGCGGTCCCCGGCCGACATCCGCCGCTTCTCAGGCAGTGCAGGCTGTGGCGTGGGGCTGCCCTGGCGGTAGGCGGCCGAGTCCGGGGAAGAGGAGTGCGGCGTGCTCGTGCCGGGGTAGTACGCCGGCGAGACAGGGAAGGATGGCGTGGAAGGAGGCTGGTAAccagaggagctgctctgccgAGACAGTGTCGGGCGCCTCTCCTCTGGGCTGGAGTAGCCATAcagggggctgccagggggGACGGCTGCCGCAGCTTGAtgcctggccaggctggggctccCTGGTGGGGCCACCAGGTTGCCATGGGCCACTACAGTGTGTCTGCCCAGTCCAGGGCTGCCGGGAGTGCCGCTTACGCTGGGGTTGACGGCTCTTCGCCCAAAGCTGGGGCTGGATGGCGTGTTGGTAGCCACTGTCCGGTGCAGGGTGCGGGGGCTCCCTGGCAGGACATGGACCCCCACCACATTGACCTGTGCCTGCGGCCGAGCTTGGGGgtctggctggaggctggcTCGGCCATCGGGATAGTCGGGGCTGGTATATGCTGAGCCCGGGACCCCACCTTGGACCATTGCAAAGGAAGATGGAGACGAGTTTTGGTAGCTGCTGTTAGCAGAGGGTGTCTGCGAGCTGACAGGTGACCGACAAACAGGCTCAGCCAAGGCATGGGAAGGTGTAACTGTGCTGTGGGGGCTGCCCTCTGATGGGTAGCTGCGGAGGGAAGCCCTGAGGAGAGATGAGAAGGAGGATTCAGCTCCACTGCTCATTCCTGCTGCTGGCTAGCACCCTTCTGTGAGTGGCgcacagggaaactgaggcacagcagcagcaagctgctcAGCTTTCAGAGGCAATGGTGGGATGGGTCCTGCCAGCTGCATGAAAGCAACTAGAGGCAGCTTTAGTTCTACCATGCATCCTAATTCCCTCTCAAGGTACGATTTTCTGGGAGACAGAGCCTTTTACCAGCTCCTCTTGCAGCAAACCACCTGATGCGCTCCTCTCTGCCAGCCTTGCCAGGCTGGGATGGTGCAGGACACCTCACAGGCTGGGGTGGGACATGACACAGGGACAATGGCTCCATTGCACCACAGGGGACCAATGCTCAGCCTAACCCAGGGCTAGGGGTTAGCATTGACCCCATgcttcctcccaccccagggGGTTCCCTGTGAGGTTCCCTCTCCCTCTGGCAAGATGCTACTTAGGTGCAGTGACCACAAAGTGACCACCAGTGACTCAGCTTTGTGTTCTCAAGGTAGTGAGTGACATGGTTGGCCAGGACCCCCAAACCCTGTGTGGGGAGATGGGGGTCCTTGCAAAGGCAACTTCAATGTGGGAGCAAGCCTGTGCACCTGGCGCTGACCCCAGCCGCACCAGCCCCTGGGACCTGCACCACTGCCTTACCCGTCCACACTGTGAAtggggctgctggtggagaCAGGGCTGGGGGTAGTGAAGGAGTTGGTGAAGGTGCCATTCCTGGCAGGCACCTCCAGGCCCG
The DNA window shown above is from Falco naumanni isolate bFalNau1 chromosome 8, bFalNau1.pat, whole genome shotgun sequence and carries:
- the TNS1 gene encoding tensin-1 isoform X4 — encoded protein: MDFGSVMNQAVTPCSPAVNYELPSPGESITKQVDALDATKSPRSGQSRRKTSRSMSLATAMESSCELDLVYITERIIAVSYPSTAEEQSFCSNLREVAHMLKSKHGDNYVLFNLSERRNDISKLHPKVLDFGWPDLHTPALEKICSICKAMDTWLNAAAHNVVVLHNKGNRGRLGVVVAAYMHYSNISASADQALDRFAMKRFYEDKVVPVGQPSQKRYIHYFSGLLSGSIKMNNKPLFLHHVIMHGIPNFESKGGCRPFLKIYQAMQPVYTSGIYNVQGDSQTGICITIEPGLLLKGDILLKCYHKKFRSPTRDVIFRVQFHTCAVHDLDVVFGKEDLDEAFRDERFPEYGKVEFVFSYGPEKIQGMEHLENGPSVSVDYNTSDPLIRWDSYENFNIQREDNAEGTWAEPPLPGKNLEKGVQSREKPPEESAVPARKRTPSNSHYEKSSPEPSSPRSPTVLSPEVVSTIAANPGGRPKEPHLHSYKEAFEEMEGASPTSPPSSGVRSPPGLAKTPLSALGLKPHNPAEILLHPVGELEGEAGGDSEEEPRSYVESVARTATTGRGGNLPTTQPAGLEVPARNGTFTNSFTTPSPVSTSSPIHSVDGASLRSYPSEGSPHSTVTPSHALAEPVCRSPVSSQTPSANSSYQNSSPSSFAMVQGGVPGSAYTSPDYPDGRASLQPDPQARPQAQVNVVGVHVLPGSPRTLHRTVATNTPSSPSFGRRAVNPSVSGTPGSPGLGRHTVVAHGNLVAPPGSPSLARHQAAAAVPPGSPLYGYSSPEERRPTLSRQSSSSGYQPPSTPSFPVSPAYYPGTSTPHSSSPDSAAYRQGSPTPQPALPEKRRMSAGDRSNSLPNYATVNGKASSPLSSGMSSPSSGSAVTFSHTLPDFSKFSMPDVSPETRANVKFVQDTSKYWYKPEISREQAIALLKDREPGAFIIRDSHSFRGAYGLAMKVASPPPTVMQQNKKGDITNELVRHFLIETSPRGVKLKGCPNEPNFGCLSALVYQHSIMPLALPCKLVIPDRDPMEEKKDTASATNSATDLLKQGAACNVLFINSVEMESLTGPQAIAKAVGETLVADPTPTATIVHFKVSAQGITLTDNQRKLFFRRHYPLNTVTFCDLDPQERKWTKTDDSGPAKLFGFVARKQGSTTDNICHLFAELDPDQPAAAIVNFVSRVMLGSGQKR